Proteins from one Mesotoga infera genomic window:
- a CDS encoding transposase → MLFHIFYRRFSYFTVDVDIGKEMLDNLNGLIIADRGYFKGSFLSQFTKEGDLRAIVRPKSRKKDSSFKEKHSQTYSKRWKIERLFQKMKEVFRVEIPRKGGRDDLLSRVTALFLTVVTLAFSKFVLNDPILDYLNCC, encoded by the coding sequence ATGCTTTTTCACATTTTCTACCGGCGTTTTTCTTATTTTACTGTTGATGTCGACATTGGAAAGGAGATGCTCGACAATCTCAATGGTCTGATTATAGCCGATAGGGGTTACTTCAAAGGGAGCTTCTTGTCCCAATTCACCAAAGAAGGCGATCTACGTGCCATAGTGAGACCGAAATCGAGAAAGAAGGACTCGAGCTTCAAGGAGAAGCACTCACAGACATATTCAAAGCGATGGAAGATAGAGAGGCTTTTCCAGAAAATGAAAGAGGTGTTCAGAGTGGAGATTCCCAGAAAAGGGGGCAGAGATGATCTCCTGTCCAGAGTAACGGCACTATTTCTAACGGTTGTTACTCTTGCCTTCTCGAAGTTCGTGCTTAATGACCCTATTCTGGATTACCTCAATTGTTGCTGA